The DNA window CGCTCTCTCGATTACCATCGGTATTTTCATCGGATACACGTACTGCTACATCGAGCACAAGTCTGGAGTCATAAAcggtaaataatacaataatacaTCGTACTTCGGGTTTTTACAGTACCTAACATACAAAGGAGAAATAATTATCTAAGTAATTTGTTGATGTTCAACCTGCCATGTTAAAGTTCAAGTTGTTAATTTGCAATCAGCATAGATGCAAGTTCATAagctattatatttataaaaatataaagtcatattcatttattcagtgGTGAATAAGTAGTGTTGTTAAGTTAGCATTTAAATAATCGTCTTGGAAATatcaattatcctgtatatacttatatatcttacgaaagtcgacttatattactaaatgttggtaacaaaaatagctggctatgtacaaaatttttgagaactgctgatatATGAGATTCAATACATCctacgactcttctctttccaaacAGCTCGCTTAACTGACAAAACACCTTTTTCAGCCAATATCACGCGCACCAACGTCAAAATTTTCACGCCAAATTCCTTCGAGAACCCCGACAACAAAACCAGGAGCATCAACGACGCCATCGTGAACAACTTCTTCGTCTCCAAACTCCTGAGGGTCAGCGGCTTCCAGAATGAACCAGCTCTCTCCTGGTCAGAACACTCGGAACAGACAGAGAAGAAACTCATTGAGACTACGGCTTGAGCGCGTCCATTTTCAAAAGCATGGTTGTTGTAGTTATGGATTTGAACTGTTGAAGTAGCAGCGCTACAAGGTATGTCATCTATGTGCTgtgtatatatttttggcagtaAATTGTTCCTAGttaatttatgtattattttaaaaGTGTGTCGAATGAGTCCTTCCGTGGAGTTTTGGCTGTGTGAGTTCCCAAAGATTGTAAGGATTCAAATGAAATTGCAAATTTTAGAAAATCTGTCGTCAATTTTGAACTTCTTCAAGACCGAAGCAGTCGTCCGACAATCACAAAAGTAGCCGTTTAATTGTATGTCAGCGTAATTCGTTGATTATATAGACTCATAAAACAATAGATCGCAAAGTCCATTAAGTCCGCGAAAGAACAGAAGAAGGACGAGAAAGTTGTTTTCGCACTTGACCATATTTATGACCTGTCTAGGATTTTTCTGATCTAATGATCTGCAATCGACTTAATATTTTGATGTTATAGAATACGTTACCTACTCGATACTCGTAGCGTCACGAAAAATGTGTGTTATTTTTCTTTCTATGTAACATTTCCCTTtcctaatgaggaggcacactgacatttgcAAGTGCAAGTGCCTAAGCATGTAACTGTCATATACCTATGTGAGAGAGTAAAAaaatcttctcgctctcacgtattaaattctttatctgtgcaatggactaataaggtggcgccatctgtcataaccttttaGTGTGCCTCGTCATTAGTATCATTTTCCAAAACGCTATCGAATGACGTATTCTACTTGTAAAACGTCAAAAATTCACGGTAGAGGCTCTAGACGAGTATACTAATTCACAGTCAAAGTGGGTAAACACATCCTTAATTCACTTAGGTACTTTGACTGTCATAATGTTCCTATATCTAATTTAATGCTGACagtaaaataaacattatgCAACGCCGTCTCGACGCCACTCGTCCAAGTTCAAGGATGATTAGATTGATCAGTGAACTGCTGAATCATTTCCCAAAAGGAACACCGCTCGGTTAAGAATAATGATGCGTAATGCTATGTAGGTGGGCAAATAATCAGTCATTACTTATgatgaatattaatatttaattagtaCAAAAGATGACTGAAGTAATGGAAAATATGCCACAAACCACATCCAtaactttaaaaacaaaacttaggtacaattttttttattagtgacGATGACAACGCGGACAAAAGGCAAGTTTATACAAATTATACATTGATAAGGAAACATTGTCTCTATGTATCTATTCTTCAGGAGCTCAAAGTCAAACAAAGACTGTCAGATGTCGTTCACTCTCGCACCCTTAGCTATTTCGGTCACGTTACACGTAGGGAAGACTCCGCCATAGAGAGACTTGTTGTTCAGGGAAGAGTGGGCGGTACAATTAAGACCCAGACTGCGCCCCTCAATGCGATGGACAGACCAAGTGAGGGCTCTCACCGGGTCACCCTTAAGTCTCTGCGCGCGGAACGCTGCAAATAGAGCAATATGGCGGGAAACCATTAAAAAGGCAGCACAACGACCGCAATGACCACGACTACTCTGACAAGAGTATacgactaagaagaagaaggagaAGGAAATATTCAAGGAAATTCTGACTACAATAATATCATAATCATCTATTACAACGTGCATTGGGCTGAATCACAATCAATGGTGAGAAAGAAGTAAGACTTTTGCGCTGCAGTAGAACGCACTTATTCACTAggtgtcatcatcatcctccttgcgttatcccggcattttgccacggctcatgggagcctggggtccgctttgacaactaatcccaagatttggcgtaggcactagttttacgaaagcgactgccatctgaccttccaaacccggagggtaactaggccttattgggattagtccggtttcctcacgatgtttttccttcaccgaaaagcgactggcaaatatcaaatgacatttcgcacataagttccgcaaaactcattggtacgagccggggttcgaacccgcgacctccggatcgaaagtcgcacgctcttaccgctaagccaccagcgcttcacttATTCACTAGGTGTATaccttaaaattataaatgggcttactcatgaTCACAGACTATATAGCCGAGGCGAAAAAAGGCCTATGATGGAGTGCATTCGCCCAGACGGTCCCTCATGacccttgatttgaagtttgCTGGGATATACGAGCCGGAAAATATGTATAAACGCCGGCAAAGAATTGCATTACTTGACAGTGCAggttacgtagccgaatggcacaaacgctcacggaaCGAAACGATcgtatttatctctatcgctcttgcgtattggcgcgacagggccagattacgtttcgcgtcgcagaaatgccattcggctacggcacctggtgcTGTATCACTTTATAGGCTACTCTACTCTGATGTTATCTTATGGAAGTTATGGAGTCATATTAGTCTCATCAGCCGCACCACCATTGACATATCTATGACATTACGCCTATTTGTGACAATAAGCGCTACTACTCGTACTTCATCCTTCTAAAGCCAAATAGTTCCCTTAACAAATCAACATGTCAGTTTGTTTAAAGAACTTTCCACTCCTTCATATTAGATTAAACAAGTCAAGCAGGCAATTCAAAGTAATCAAGCAGTTGATTATTGATTAAGCGCGGGTTGTGTCTAGAACGAAGTAATTAACCAAAAATTGGAGTTATGTCTGCCTTTGTGAAACATCTGGGTGAAGCAATCGCCGAACGATGGGACAGATCCCTCAGCGTGGTCATGGGTTGGCTAAgatcaaaaattacaatttcaatAATCCGTGCTACAAGCATGTGTATCCGGGGTACGCGATACAAATTTAACACGTTCAAAAACTTCTTTGGCTTAAATGATGGCGCAGCCCTACCCAATCCTTCCACCACTTCATAAATTTCCCTGTTTTGTTGATGCTTTGAtacgtatttgtaatatttgtaactatctttttgtaaataaatattatctaccggaaaaaaaaaattggagttATTAGACGTCGCAAATCGGAAGAACACCATTGTGTGGCGTTCATGGCATTTAAGTCGATGCTAAGGAGATGCCATCTCCTTATCATCGACTTATTATAaggtaactagcttttgcccgcggctttacTCGCCttgaattcgaaaattgcggaatgctccacacaaatttccaccccccgTTTTAAGGAagtgaggggttagaaagagacaaaaagtagtctatgtcactctccatcccttcaactatctccacttaaaaaatctcgtcaattcgtcgctccgttttctcgtgaaagacggacaaacaaacagacacacacactttctaatttataatattagtatggataagtcgAAAGTAACTATGCGTTCTCATCAACATGACACTTTTGGTGTGAAAATAGTTTTAGTCCCAGAGGGCAATTCGGTTTTAACAATCTGTTATTGTTACGAATTGATTTTGATACGGACGCggctattggcttcgtgcgaagtgcatggagggggtaagcaaagcgatcgcagtgcttgcggtggtcaaaatcgacactgattgtggttgtcatctatcaaaactcataaaatataatacaatgtgtaatgtttgatatggggcatcaatgttgtttcattgttaattgtaaaaataatggcataaaatagtcgttgcacgttctatgcgtttcttagagcacactggaaattggatcaaagaactaaatggatagctacggtgaaaagaaaacgtaagtgacatgtcaaaacaaaccattataataaattatatttaagctttgtttacctaatattgttcaatacgctgttagtatttttcctaccgtaaaagattatgcttaaagattcaggcctagcctgggaataggcccgtgtcggatatttctgcggccgcggacatgactaggtacttacgtttagatttgttttatatggcattaacgggacgaaggtttagcgaataccatatcactagctcgaagaacttgtaccattactcctatgttcttcaagattctttatatgccctgccagcaccaatttattgactctttctgtagtctggggttggaagtttataccgtgagtaatgctttggaaactgatttttggtattatatccatgtctttataatctatctacctaaattacacttgaaatagtagctcttgttattcgatttatttaaaattaacgaaaaatcgttaaaatataatgtttgtttacatgtcattttttgtcattttccacttcaagttcacatggtagtgggcgtaattgtcgtgcacgtagccaataacCATTATCTACTTTTAAAGTTGATAATGGTTATAGTCGGTCTTGtttcgga is part of the Leguminivora glycinivorella isolate SPB_JAAS2020 chromosome 10, LegGlyc_1.1, whole genome shotgun sequence genome and encodes:
- the LOC125230101 gene encoding uncharacterized protein LOC125230101: MDVMGYTVLQEESLPGFLKGRPQVAMCLACAAALLLITALSITIGIFIGYTYCYIEHKSGVINANITRTNVKIFTPNSFENPDNKTRSINDAIVNNFFVSKLLRVSGFQNEPALSWSEHSEQTEKKLIETTA